A single region of the Lacerta agilis isolate rLacAgi1 chromosome 9, rLacAgi1.pri, whole genome shotgun sequence genome encodes:
- the PYURF gene encoding protein preY, mitochondrial, with protein MQALPGLRLVTRLPRWGKAAPARDAARRAWCSAAEREDKAGGAGAQGQQPPPFDPRLLEILACPLSKKPLRYEESTNELINEELGIAYPITDGIPNMIPQAARMIGKEKREEEPGQT; from the exons ATGCAAGCCCTGCCCGGGCTCCGGCTTGTGACTCGCCTTCCGCGCTGGGGGAAGGCGGCACCGGCGAGAGACGCGGCCCGGCGCGCGTGGTGTTCCGCGGCAGAGCGCGAGGACAAGGCGGGCGGCGCCGGCGCCCAAGGACAGCAGCCCCCGCCCTTCGACCCTCGCCTGTTGGAGATCCTCGCGTGCCCCTTGTCCAAGAAGCCGCTCAG GTATGAAGAATCCACCAATGAACTAATTAATGAAGAGCTGGGTATTGCCTACCCCATCACTGATGGCATTCCTAATATGATACCCCAGGCTGCAAGGATGATTGGCAAAGAGAAGCGGGAAGAGGAGCCCGGGCAGACCTAG
- the PIGY gene encoding phosphatidylinositol N-acetylglucosaminyltransferase subunit Y produces the protein MFLSLPTMTVLVPLLSLAGLFYSASVDENFPQGCTSTTSLCFYSLLLPVTIPVYVFFHLWTWMGLKLFRHN, from the coding sequence ATGTTCCTGTCGCTCCCTACGATGACCGTGCTCGTCCCACTCTTGTCTTTAGCGGGTCTGTTTTACTCGGCCAGCGTGGACGAAAACTTTCCCCAGGGCTGCACTAGCACAACCAGCTTGTGTTTCTACAGCCTGCTACTTCCAGTTACGATCCCAGTTTACGTGTTCTTCCACCTTTGGACCTGGATGGGCCTTAAACTCTTTCGCCACAACTAG